A genomic segment from Vicugna pacos chromosome 17, VicPac4, whole genome shotgun sequence encodes:
- the IL17RB gene encoding interleukin-17 receptor B isoform X1 produces MLLVMLSLAALCGGAVTLEPTIQCGSESGPSPEWMVRHTLTPGDLRDLRVEPVKSSDVMEDYSIFMNISWILRADASIRLLKATKICVTGKSNFQSYSCVRCNYTEAFQTQTRPSGGKWTFFYIGFPVELNTLYFIGAHNIPNANMNEDGPSMAVNFTSPGCLDHIMKYKKKCIEAGSLWDPNITACRKSENMVEVNFTTSPLGNRYMALIQNTTVIGTSYVLKHQNEQTRTSVVVPVTRESEGAVVQLTPYFHTCGNDCIRRKAIVTLCPQAGVPYPRDHSRSVLGGWLPLLLSALLVATWLLAVGIYLTWRHERIKKTSSPTSTLLPPTKVLVVYPLEICFHHTVCYFTEFLQNHCRSEVILEKWQKKKIAEMGPVQWLTTQKKAADRVIFLLSNDVNTMCDGTCGKSEGSACENSQDLFPLAFTLFCSDLRSQTHLHKYVVVYFSEADTRDDYSALGICPTYHLMKDVTAFRKELFHIKQHVPVGRRLQACHNSCSFL; encoded by the exons ATGTTGTTAGTGATGCTGAGTCTGGCGGCGTTGTGCGGGGGTGCGGTGACCTTGGAGCCG aCAATTCAGTGTGGCTCTGAATCCG GACCATCTCCAGAGTGGATGGTCCGACATACTCTGACCCCAGGAGACTTGAGGGACCTCCGAGTGGAACCTGTTAAAAGCAGTGATGTGATGGAGGACTATTCAATTTTCATGAACATAAGCTGGATACTCCGGGCTGATG CCAGCATCCGCTTGCTGAAGGCCACCAAGATCTGTGTGACGGGCAAAAGCAACTTCCAGTCCTACAGCTGCGTGAGGTGTAATTATACCGAGGCCTTCCAGACTCAGACCAGACCCTCTGGCGGCAAA TGGACATTCTTCTacataggctttcctgtagagcTGAACACGCTCTATTTCATTGGGGCCCATAATATCCCCAATGCAAACATGAATGAAGATGGTCCCTCCATGGCTGTGAACTTCACCTCACCAG GCTGCCTAGACCACataatgaaatacaaaaaaaagtgcATCGAGGCAG GAAGTTTGTGGGATCCAAACATCACCGCTTGTAGGAAGAGTGAGAACATGGTAGAAGTGAATTTTACAACCAGTCCCCTTGGAAACAGATACATGGCCCTTATCCAAAATACCACTGTAATCGGCACTTCTTATGTGTTGAAG CACCAGAATGAACAAACTCGAACTTCTGTGGTGGTTCCAGTGACCAGGGAAAGTGAAGGTGCTGTGGTCCAG CTGACTCCGTATTTCCATACCTGTGGCAATGACTGCATCCGACGCAAAGCAATTGTTACGCTTTGCCCACAAGCAGGGGTCCCCTACCCTCGGGATCACA GCAGAAGTGTCTTGGGTGGCTGGCTGCCTCTCCTCCTCTCGGCTCTGCTGGTGGCCACATGGCTGCTGGCAGTTGGGATCTACCTAACCTGGAGGCATG AAAGGATCAAGAAGACTTCTTCCCCTACTTCCACTCTACTGCCCCCCACTAAGGTTCTTGTGGTTTACCCATTGGAAATATGTTTCCATCACACGGTTTGTTACTTCACTGAATTTCTTCAAAACCACTGCAGAAGTGAGGTTATCCTTGAAAagtggcagaaaaagaaaatagctgAGATGGGTCCCGTGCAGTGGCTTACCACTCAGAAGAAAGCAGCGGATAGggtcattttccttctttccaatGATGTCAACACCATGTGTGATGGTACCTGTGGCAAGAGTGAGGGCAGCGCCTGTGAGAACTCCCAAGACCTGTTCCCCCTCGCCTTTACCCTCTTCTGCAGTGATCTGAGAAGCCAAACTCATCTGCACAAATACGTGGTGGTCTATTTCAGTGAAGCTGATACCAGAGACGACTACAGTGCACTTGGCATCTGCCCCACATACCACCTCATGAAAGACGTTACCGCCTTCCGCAAAGAGCTTTTCCACATCAAGCAGCATGTGCCGGTGGGGAGAAGGCTGCAAGCCTGCCACAACAGCTGCTCCTTTCTGTAG
- the IL17RB gene encoding interleukin-17 receptor B isoform X2, translated as MEESHRQKKHTCLQSQPSNDSINKKCKTGKTTLSGRKSVQWLLSASIRLLKATKICVTGKSNFQSYSCVRCNYTEAFQTQTRPSGGKWTFFYIGFPVELNTLYFIGAHNIPNANMNEDGPSMAVNFTSPGCLDHIMKYKKKCIEAGSLWDPNITACRKSENMVEVNFTTSPLGNRYMALIQNTTVIGTSYVLKHQNEQTRTSVVVPVTRESEGAVVQLTPYFHTCGNDCIRRKAIVTLCPQAGVPYPRDHSRSVLGGWLPLLLSALLVATWLLAVGIYLTWRHERIKKTSSPTSTLLPPTKVLVVYPLEICFHHTVCYFTEFLQNHCRSEVILEKWQKKKIAEMGPVQWLTTQKKAADRVIFLLSNDVNTMCDGTCGKSEGSACENSQDLFPLAFTLFCSDLRSQTHLHKYVVVYFSEADTRDDYSALGICPTYHLMKDVTAFRKELFHIKQHVPVGRRLQACHNSCSFL; from the exons ATGGAGGAATCTCATAGACAGAAGAAGCACACATGCCTGCAGTCGCAGCCATCAAATGATTCCATTAACAAAAAGtgcaaaacaggcaaaactactCTAAGCGGTCGGAAGTCAGTACAGTGGCTACTCTCGG CCAGCATCCGCTTGCTGAAGGCCACCAAGATCTGTGTGACGGGCAAAAGCAACTTCCAGTCCTACAGCTGCGTGAGGTGTAATTATACCGAGGCCTTCCAGACTCAGACCAGACCCTCTGGCGGCAAA TGGACATTCTTCTacataggctttcctgtagagcTGAACACGCTCTATTTCATTGGGGCCCATAATATCCCCAATGCAAACATGAATGAAGATGGTCCCTCCATGGCTGTGAACTTCACCTCACCAG GCTGCCTAGACCACataatgaaatacaaaaaaaagtgcATCGAGGCAG GAAGTTTGTGGGATCCAAACATCACCGCTTGTAGGAAGAGTGAGAACATGGTAGAAGTGAATTTTACAACCAGTCCCCTTGGAAACAGATACATGGCCCTTATCCAAAATACCACTGTAATCGGCACTTCTTATGTGTTGAAG CACCAGAATGAACAAACTCGAACTTCTGTGGTGGTTCCAGTGACCAGGGAAAGTGAAGGTGCTGTGGTCCAG CTGACTCCGTATTTCCATACCTGTGGCAATGACTGCATCCGACGCAAAGCAATTGTTACGCTTTGCCCACAAGCAGGGGTCCCCTACCCTCGGGATCACA GCAGAAGTGTCTTGGGTGGCTGGCTGCCTCTCCTCCTCTCGGCTCTGCTGGTGGCCACATGGCTGCTGGCAGTTGGGATCTACCTAACCTGGAGGCATG AAAGGATCAAGAAGACTTCTTCCCCTACTTCCACTCTACTGCCCCCCACTAAGGTTCTTGTGGTTTACCCATTGGAAATATGTTTCCATCACACGGTTTGTTACTTCACTGAATTTCTTCAAAACCACTGCAGAAGTGAGGTTATCCTTGAAAagtggcagaaaaagaaaatagctgAGATGGGTCCCGTGCAGTGGCTTACCACTCAGAAGAAAGCAGCGGATAGggtcattttccttctttccaatGATGTCAACACCATGTGTGATGGTACCTGTGGCAAGAGTGAGGGCAGCGCCTGTGAGAACTCCCAAGACCTGTTCCCCCTCGCCTTTACCCTCTTCTGCAGTGATCTGAGAAGCCAAACTCATCTGCACAAATACGTGGTGGTCTATTTCAGTGAAGCTGATACCAGAGACGACTACAGTGCACTTGGCATCTGCCCCACATACCACCTCATGAAAGACGTTACCGCCTTCCGCAAAGAGCTTTTCCACATCAAGCAGCATGTGCCGGTGGGGAGAAGGCTGCAAGCCTGCCACAACAGCTGCTCCTTTCTGTAG
- the ACTR8 gene encoding actin-related protein 8 isoform X4, translating into MVDQAIWSKKMSNGTRRIPVSPEQARSYNKQMRPAILDHCSGNKWTNTSHHPEFLVGEEALYVNPLDCYNIHWPIRRGQLNIHPGPGGSLTAVLADIEVIWSHAIQKYLEIPLKDLKYYRCILLIPDIYNKQHVKELVNMILMKMGFSGIVVHQESVCATFGSGLSSTCIVDVGDQKTSVCCVEDGVSHRNTRLCLAYGGSDVSRCFYWLMQRAGFPYRECQLTNKMDCLLLQHLKETFCHLDQDISGLQDHEFQIRHPDSPALLYQFRLGDEKLQAPMALFYPATFGIVGQKMTTLQHRSQGDPEDPHDEHYLLATQSKQEQSAKATADRKSASKPIGFEGDLRGQSSDLPERLHSQEVDLGSSQGDCLMAGNDSEEALTALMSRKTAISLFEGKALGLDKAILHSIDCCSSDDTKKKMYSSILVVGGGLMFHKAQEFLQHRILNKMPPSFRRIIENVDVITRPKDMDPRLIAWKGGAVLACLDTTQELWIYQREWQRFGVRMLRERAAFVW; encoded by the exons GCACGCTCCTACAACAAGCAGATGCGACCCGCGATTTTAGATCACTGTTCTGGAAATAAGTGGACGAACACATCTCATCATCCTGAGTTTCTGGTAGGAGAAGAG GCCTTGTATGTCAATCCATTGGACTGTTACAATATTCACTGGCCTATCAGAAGAGGTCAGTTAAATATTCACCCAGGACCTGGGGGCTCCCTTACAGCTGTTCTGGCAGATATTGAAGTAATATGGTCTCATGCAATACAAAAATACTTGGAAATCCCCCTGAAAGATTTAAAG tATTATAGATGTATCTTGTTAATTCCTGATATCTATAATAAACAGCATGTGAAAGAATTAGTGAATATGATCCTAATGAAGATGGGTTTTTCAG GGATTGTGGTCCATCAGGAGTCTGTGTGCGCCACCTTTGGAAGTGGTTTAAGCAGCACGTGTATCGTAGATGTTGGAGACCAGAAGACAAGCGTGTGCTGTGTGGAGGATGGGGTCTCCCATCGGAACACTCG GCTCTGTCTGGCATATGGTGGATCTGACGTGTCGAGATGTTTTTACTGGCTGATGCAGCGAGCTGGGTTTCCTTACAGAGAATGCCAGTTAACAAATAAAATGGATTGCCTTCTTCTGCAGCACCTTAAAGAAACTTTTTGTCATTTAGATCAG GACATCTCTGGCCTTCAGGACCATGAGTTTCAGATTCGACATCCAGATTCCCCTGCCCTCCTTTACCAGTTTCGATTAGGAGATGAAAAACTCCAG GCTCCGATGGCTTTATTTTATCCAGCAACTTTTGGAATTGTTGGACAGAAAATGACAACTTTGCAGCACAGATCCCAGGGTGACCCTGAGGATCCTCATGATGAACATTACCTGCTGGCCACGCAGAGCAAGCAAGAACAG TCTGCAAAAGCTACTGCTGATCGAAAGTCTGCATCTAAACCCATTGGATTTGAAGGGGATCTTCGTGGCCAGTCCTCTGATCTTCCAGAAAGACTGCATTCCCAGGAGGTGGATTTGGGGTCCTCACAGGGAGACTGCTTGATGGCTGGCAATGATTCTGAGGAGGCTCTCACTGCACTGATGTCCAGGAAGACAGCCATTTCACTGTTTGAAGGGAAAGCTCTGGGCCTGGATAAAGCCATCCTTCATAGCATAGACTGTTGTT CATCTGATGATACCAAAAAGAAGATGTACAGCTCCATCCTGGTGGTGGGAGGTGGTTTGATGTTTCATAAAGCTCAAGAATTTCTGCAGCACAGAATTCTCAATAAAATGCCACCTTCATTCAGGCGAATTATTGAAAATGTGGATGTGATCACGAGACCGAAG GACATGGATCCCCGGCTGATTGCATGGAAAGGAGGGGCAGTGTTGGCTTGTTTGGATACGACACAGGAACTGTGGATTTATCAGAGAGAATGGCAGCGTTTTGGTGTCCGCATGCTACGAGAGCGAGCTGCTTTTGTGTGGTGA